The Triticum aestivum cultivar Chinese Spring chromosome 6D, IWGSC CS RefSeq v2.1, whole genome shotgun sequence genomic sequence acatatatggttgcattctagttaatgaagccaaatttctaaatggttcacattccttccgcaggaggctgaaagcagtagcgcggggtcatctcagagctccccttttgacacccctttaaatagggcgttgaacgtaatgaaaaacaaggataagctcagtaagccgtcgtcagctggtcgtgtggccggcaaaggcttgtccacaaaatggtcgtcatactataccgctggtgggcgaaaggagaaaaagaccagctcggaaagccagtcgcgcgaggttcaagaactcaaggcacaagtggcgcggattccggagattgtccaagagcaagtgcaacaacaactgggaacgacgctcaccgccattgtgcctaccttgattcaggggctgacgacgtggattgcgggcggccaacaggggcctcccccggttcccagcttcacggccagcaactcgcacaacgcgcaggcggcgccattggtgtctccggcggaggcggtattcgtgtctccggcgccggcacgggcattggagcttaatgcacctgggtgtacgccggccggcacctcgccagcaagcggcccctccgtcagttgcacgcgcacgcccgccgttggcggtgcctcgacattagccgagctcgacggcatcacggtaactaagcctctcggccgatgacttcatctccttgcctttgactgggcatccctgacgccctacatgttttcgcagggcgccaccgatgttccttgcactctcctgcacttcgtgggcggcgagttggtcgatgtcgccaagggcagaatcgttcaaccgggcaaccgcgtgttccacggtaatccgatgccacccaccttctatagggttgaactggttcgggtactgccaggctgcgacgagttgttacctccgattcgacccgctggggccgacgaagatgatgtgatgaccctcagcgcctgtgtaagctggcccctgctttggccgaagagccagattcgtttgggggcgggggacaccaccccacagacaagaccgccagtcgtgccagcgccaagccatggcaagaacgccgcaacgctaccggacctgccggacatccctatggcacaggatccgaacatgcatatggcacaggatccggacgacgacgacaacgacgacggtacatttaccaacgtcgataagtactttgccgagcatgggtacggtgacgagttctgcgggcctccttctcaagaacccaaccctcaaaaagacgaccgcgatctagctggtacggcggagaaacccaattgcaacaggcgtcgtctggcgttcagttctcaggagacgcctccagctgccgccttcaccgagcctcagatagctgaggtgccaaatattatcagccccaacacgctcaagaaggcggtctgtgagcagaactcgatcccattacagcagatcaagaagaagggacggaaacgaaagactaacaagggcgccagtgcgagccaaccggcaccgagtacgatccgtgctcaggacggaccaccttcacctaaggatatctcgaggagggtgcatgtggcgggtaggccgatgctaccgacaaatatgctcaatgctgcaaccggtgctatgcggagtctgcatgacagtgttctttctttggagaagcggcgtctcagagagaatgatgtggcatacccggttttcgtggccaaggtgccagagggcaagggctttgtggatagcgccgtcgggggtacgatcgtcctgcgatttgatgacatctttgctatgcttaaccttcatccgctgcactacaccttcgttcggctgttttcgctgagtatggagatgcggatcattagagacaagaccccggacattgtgatagtcgaccccttctacatgcgtgccaagatcttgggcagcgctggggaccggcaagtcgcgagttcacacctcgaaggcgtcattctggcaaacccagataaggataacttcctcgtgccttactttcccgagtaagtcatctcctaaccgccccgtaacatatgatttcttagatttcgatcgttcttttttttctaacattccgtgttctgtgcagtgacacacattgcacactcatcctcttaagcccgaaatattccatggccacgtatctcgacccggaccgtgactccaagatagactacacaaatatcaagaaagttcttgatgatgctctccccggctacgccgcatctggaggcacctttaagaggccagttcgtaggtacggcaggcacgtgttcacccacaatacgacgttcccctgcgtcaagcagccgcctggcggtcagaaggatgcctactacgccctccatcacatgcgggcgatcgtgcgggaccataatcaccttctgctaccaaataatctcaaagattgggccgcaagcttgggggcaatccaggacgcggacatccgacaagaattctttcgcatccagtcggagtttgcagaaatcatccatcaagatgtccttcgtacctcggggcagttctacctcaaatttcaaccgtccaacagcgagatagacacaacgctacaaatgcaggctgacaacgcccgcgacttcatgaccatcacgacagacggcggcttcatccacgctccggtcccatgagtcgagtcgaaagttgtgatgctatgtgtagttctgaaacattcattagctcatgttgtaattaaactgtagtgaacttgtatgtctctttggtttggacagtcgttcaacttagatgtaatcgatgctatttgttagtaggaccatgaatcgtgctatggatgtcttgcttttctcttccgatccttttgttgcatacttatatattgcttatgtattgtctgttgtttggctagtgcatagagatgccgtcgtatgtcgtgtacaagggtaaggttcccggagtctacgacgactgggaggagtgtcggagacaggttcaccgtttcagcggtaacagttacaaagggtacaccactagggcggaggcggaatctagatacgcgcgctatctagcgggaaagaggagggagcggtggaggaaccggatgaagaccagtttcatcgcgatgatgctcatcgtgatgaccgcatctctcttctatgtgatggtagtttagatgatcgatatcgacttgtaatgtgaagacaaactcgctactcgcggtctcgagacttgtaatgttctatcttcgttcggtcttttgaattcggagactaatatgatgaattgtattcggagactaaacttctattgtattcgatgaatctgctgttgctgtgtcctgctgcttattttctgtccaataatatattttgtaatctgtgcaaaaatcagaaaagaaaaaaaataatccctaatatacatactaatggtgcatcacgccaacgtgcgccattagtatgccaaaggatactaatggcgcatcccagagcagtgcgccattagtatgccagagagtactaatggcgcatcaccaagcaatgcgccattagtatggcaaagcacatgggtatatatggccccctgggaggcatactaatggcgcactgccagatgcgccattagggtaccagatactaatggcgcaccagcggtgcgccattagtaaaaattactagtggcgtgatgctagtggcgcaccagtagtgcgccactagtaagcctttttctagtagtgctaagtctagtgaaaatttgtgtggtgccctttttcaaaatatttttgataacTGCTTCACAAAATTCCTTTATTTTTAATACTTGAAGACTATTTTAAATTACTGATTTTTCGAACCAATGAGAACTCTTtccatggatcgatgacatggcgcccatccatccatccctctaccccacatccatccatccatctatctacagaaaaaagaaaagaaaaagatccCCACCCGaagcccaaaccctagctcagatcccccatcgcacccctcctccctcatccccatctcctcgccgccgccgccacctcctccccgtccTCTGCACCACTCCTCGTCGccaacctcgccgccgccacctcttccCCGTCCCCTGCACCACTCCCTGATCCCTCCTCCGGCCCCATCCCCGGCCATCCCCGGCCATCCGTCCCAGTCGCTGCTCTCTCTCGGTTCAGTGAGATGGGATCCACTCCCGCAGCCGCCGCTCCACCCTCACCGTCAACGACCCATGCCGCCGCCGCACACCACCGCGCCCTCCCCTCACCTTGGCCCCAAGTCGGGCAGTGCGAGGCGGCGCTTCCAGACCGCGATGGCCGCAACCTTGCCCACTCCGATCTGGATCCATGGTGCACTCCTTCCTCCCTCTGGATCGATGGCCGCAGCCTCGCCGATGGATCCAGCGCCTGCCGGAGACGAGGGCTGCCAGATCCGCGACCTGGGACGCTCCTCCTGTAGGATACGGGAGCAGCACACCGCACCCTGCAGTCGTCGGTCCGGGACGAGCGCAGCAGCTCGAGGAAGCCGGCGACAAACGCCGGCGCTCCTCTGCTCCATCGACCTGGACGGCTGCTACTCCGCCAAAGACGCCGCCTACAGGTTCGCCAACTCCTCTCAGCTCTTGCGCATGTGCTCTGCTCCATCAACGGTTGCAACTATTCCTAATTTTTTGTTCTTGTTCGATTTGGATTTGGATGCAGGAGGTGCTCTACTCTTGCGCATGTCTGGTGGCGTCTCCGGCGCAGTGGTACTTCTT encodes the following:
- the LOC123143711 gene encoding uncharacterized protein produces the protein MVHSFLPLDRWPQPRRWIQRLPETRAARSATWDAPPVGYGSSTPHPAVVGPGRAQQLEEAGDKRRRSSAPSTWTAATPPKTPPTGGALLLRMSGGVSGAVVLLEVTGVTAAVYGGDHKLSGPACGDCQRQGRAEHGRVLHARRRHRPYRLHQMPGAEGDSLMQGG